A genomic region of Rhodanobacter sp. contains the following coding sequences:
- a CDS encoding type II toxin-antitoxin system RelE/ParE family toxin has translation MNWQVRYTPAARHDLKRLYGFLLEQDAGAARRALASIVKGVDLLRQFPFTCRKVDPDNPLVRELLVSFGNSGYVLQYEIEGERIVTILAVRHQREDDYH, from the coding sequence GTGAACTGGCAAGTCCGCTATACACCGGCGGCGCGCCACGACCTGAAACGGCTGTACGGCTTTCTGCTGGAGCAGGACGCCGGCGCGGCGCGACGCGCGCTGGCGTCCATCGTCAAGGGCGTCGACTTGCTGCGACAGTTTCCTTTCACCTGCCGCAAGGTCGACCCGGACAACCCCTTGGTGCGCGAGCTTCTGGTGTCGTTCGGCAACTCGGGCTATGTCCTGCAATACGAGATCGAAGGCGAACGCATCGTCACCATCCTCGCCGTGCGCCACCAGCGCGAAGACGATTACCACTGA
- a CDS encoding cytochrome b: MKLRSDTARWGAVAKTFHWIVALAILGNGVFGLCMDLAGNPMQKINWLALHKSIGLTVLALMLLRLAWRMGDGRPHEEPAPRWQQLAARAAHALLYLLALALPLSGWWFNSVTGKPLQWFKLFNLPGLAAKNDDLRHFAHGVHEYLFWLLVLVLVAHVGAALKHHVFDGDNVLRRMLPFGKLRQK; encoded by the coding sequence ATGAAACTGCGCAGCGACACCGCCCGCTGGGGAGCGGTCGCCAAGACCTTCCACTGGATCGTGGCGTTGGCCATCCTCGGCAACGGCGTGTTCGGCCTGTGCATGGATCTGGCCGGCAATCCGATGCAGAAGATCAACTGGCTGGCGCTGCACAAGTCGATCGGCCTCACCGTGCTGGCGCTGATGCTGCTGCGCCTGGCGTGGCGCATGGGCGACGGCCGCCCGCACGAAGAACCGGCGCCGCGCTGGCAGCAACTCGCCGCACGCGCCGCGCATGCGTTGCTCTATCTGCTGGCGTTGGCGTTGCCGCTTTCCGGTTGGTGGTTCAACTCGGTGACCGGCAAGCCGCTGCAGTGGTTCAAGCTGTTCAACCTGCCTGGCCTCGCCGCGAAGAACGACGACCTGCGCCACTTCGCGCATGGCGTTCACGAATACCTGTTCTGGCTCCTCGTGCTGGTGCTGGTGGCGCATGTCGGCGCCGCGCTCAAGCACCACGTGTTCGACGGGGACAATGTGCTCAGGCGCATGCTGCCGTTCGGCAAGCTGCGCCAAAAATAA
- a CDS encoding APC family permease, which translates to MSSSSSIRRDVGPFALMLTGLGSIIGSGWLFGAWRAAQIAGPGAIWAWVIGAVIILFIALTYAELGAMFPESGGMVRYGHYSHGSLVGFIAAWANWIAIVSVISVEAEASAQYMSSWKWAWAKNLYHQAPGGHGELSAIGLAIAAVLVIGYFLLNFWSVKLFARSNTAITLFKLVIPALTAVLLIASGFHPANFQVGIHGEVHSMDFASVLTAVAIAGIVFSFNGFQSPVNLAGEAHNPGKSIPFAIVCSILLATVIYVLLQVAFIGAVPQQMLANVGWHGINFSSPFADLAIILGLQWLATLLFIDAVISPSGTGMTYTATTARMLYGMERNGTLPKILGHVDPKSGVPRPAMWVNLVVSFLFLFFFRGWGTLAAVISVATIISYLTGPVSVMTLRRTAPGLHRPLRLAGLPVVAGIAFVMSTELLYWAKWPLTGEIILLMVVALPIYFYYQAKSGWRDFGRQMKGAWWLVAYLPTIALVSWAGSTTFGGQGYLPYGWDLAVVGVIGLVFYVWGVKSGWRTPSVEDAEREAGLHPHAG; encoded by the coding sequence ATGTCTTCCAGCAGCTCGATCCGCCGCGACGTCGGCCCGTTCGCCCTGATGCTCACCGGCCTGGGTTCGATCATCGGTTCCGGTTGGCTGTTCGGCGCCTGGCGCGCGGCGCAGATCGCCGGCCCCGGCGCGATCTGGGCGTGGGTGATCGGCGCGGTGATCATCCTGTTCATCGCACTGACCTATGCCGAGCTGGGCGCGATGTTCCCCGAATCCGGCGGCATGGTGCGCTACGGCCACTACTCGCACGGCTCGCTGGTGGGCTTCATCGCGGCCTGGGCCAACTGGATCGCGATCGTCTCGGTGATCTCGGTGGAGGCGGAAGCCTCGGCGCAGTACATGTCCTCCTGGAAATGGGCCTGGGCGAAGAACCTCTACCACCAGGCGCCCGGCGGCCACGGCGAACTGAGCGCGATCGGCCTCGCCATCGCCGCCGTGCTGGTGATCGGCTACTTCCTGCTGAACTTCTGGAGCGTGAAGTTGTTCGCGCGCTCGAACACCGCGATCACGCTGTTCAAGCTGGTGATCCCCGCGCTCACCGCGGTGCTGCTGATCGCCAGCGGCTTCCATCCCGCGAACTTCCAGGTCGGCATCCACGGCGAGGTGCACTCGATGGATTTCGCCTCGGTGCTCACGGCCGTGGCGATCGCCGGCATCGTGTTCAGCTTCAACGGATTCCAGAGCCCGGTGAACCTCGCGGGCGAGGCACACAATCCGGGCAAGAGCATCCCGTTCGCGATCGTCTGCTCGATCCTGCTGGCCACGGTGATCTACGTGCTGCTGCAGGTGGCCTTCATCGGCGCGGTGCCGCAGCAGATGCTGGCCAACGTGGGCTGGCACGGCATCAACTTCAGCTCGCCGTTCGCCGACCTGGCGATCATCCTCGGCCTGCAGTGGCTGGCCACGCTGCTGTTCATCGACGCGGTGATCAGCCCCAGCGGCACCGGCATGACCTACACCGCCACCACCGCGCGCATGCTCTACGGCATGGAGCGCAACGGCACGCTGCCGAAGATCCTCGGCCACGTCGATCCGAAATCGGGCGTGCCGCGCCCGGCGATGTGGGTGAACCTGGTGGTGTCCTTCCTGTTCCTGTTCTTCTTCCGCGGCTGGGGCACGCTGGCCGCGGTGATCTCGGTGGCCACGATCATCTCCTACCTCACCGGCCCGGTCAGCGTGATGACCTTGCGCCGCACCGCGCCCGGCCTGCACCGGCCGCTGCGCCTCGCCGGATTGCCGGTGGTCGCCGGCATCGCCTTCGTGATGTCCACCGAGCTGCTGTACTGGGCGAAGTGGCCGCTGACCGGCGAGATCATCCTGCTGATGGTCGTGGCGCTGCCGATCTACTTCTACTACCAGGCCAAGTCCGGTTGGCGCGACTTCGGTCGCCAGATGAAGGGCGCCTGGTGGCTGGTCGCCTACCTGCCCACCATCGCCCTCGTCTCCTGGGCCGGCAGCACCACCTTCGGCGGGCAAGGTTACCTGCCGTATGGCTGGGACCTCGCGGTGGTGGGGGTGATCGGCCTGGTGTTCTACGTGTGGGGCGTGAAATCGGGCTGGCGCACGCCGTCGGTGGAAGACGCCGAGCGCGAGGCGGGCCTGCATCCGCACGCCGGTTGA
- a CDS encoding YceI family protein, with amino-acid sequence MKTMTLLAAGALLALALPGAASAADYAVQPASTLGFTGSFQGASFDGSFKQWHAAISYDPAQLAQSKFDVSVSMASVAVSDKDQQGALPGKDFFDVAQFPTAHFVTTGFRSVGGKVVADGQLTLRGVTRPVSLAVVFKPQGKDATLDVDGTLKRLDFGVGGGDYADTSVIGADVKVHAHLVLAAK; translated from the coding sequence ATGAAAACGATGACCCTTCTCGCGGCCGGCGCACTGCTCGCGCTCGCCTTGCCTGGCGCGGCGTCCGCCGCCGATTACGCCGTGCAGCCGGCCAGCACGCTGGGCTTCACCGGCAGCTTCCAGGGCGCCAGCTTCGACGGCAGCTTCAAGCAGTGGCATGCCGCGATCAGCTACGACCCGGCGCAGCTGGCGCAGTCGAAGTTCGACGTCAGCGTGAGCATGGCCAGCGTCGCGGTGAGCGACAAGGACCAGCAGGGCGCGCTGCCCGGCAAGGATTTCTTCGACGTGGCGCAATTCCCCACGGCGCACTTCGTCACCACCGGTTTCCGCAGCGTCGGCGGCAAGGTGGTCGCCGACGGCCAGCTGACCCTGCGCGGCGTGACCAGGCCGGTCAGCCTCGCGGTGGTGTTCAAGCCGCAGGGCAAGGACGCCACGCTGGATGTGGACGGCACGCTCAAGCGCCTCGACTTCGGCGTGGGCGGCGGCGACTACGCCGACACCTCGGTGATCGGCGCCGACGTGAAGGTGCATGCGCACCTGGTGCTGGCGGCGAAGTAA
- a CDS encoding L-serine ammonia-lyase translates to MAVSVFDLFKIGIGPSSSHTVGPMRAAARFAERWLEEKGVLDRVARVRAELYGSLAMTGRGHGTDKAVLLGFEGQHPDTVDPDAIPGILERIRKTHRIRLLGKREIDFDEKRDLVFNKRQKLPFHTNGMRFSAYDADGNELATRDYYSVGGGFVVNNDEAAEDRIVADTTEQPYPFTTGEQLLAQCERHALTIAQLMLANESVWRPEAETRAGLLTIWKAMQDCVTRGLRSPGTLPGGLHVARRAPAMAEELRNQPEAALRDPLTILDWVNLYALAVNEENAAGGRVVTAPTNGAAGIVPAVGHYYLRFCPKADENGILDYLLTAAAIGILYKENASISGAEVGCQGEVGVACSMAAGGLAAALGGSIHQVENAAEIGMEHNLGLTCDPIGGLVQIPCIERNAMASVKAINASRMALKSDGKHRVSLDKVIATMRDTGRDMKDKYKETSRGGLAVNVIEC, encoded by the coding sequence ATGGCCGTCAGCGTCTTCGACTTGTTCAAGATCGGCATCGGGCCGTCCTCCTCGCACACGGTGGGGCCGATGCGCGCGGCGGCGCGCTTCGCCGAACGCTGGCTGGAGGAGAAGGGCGTGCTGGACCGCGTGGCGCGCGTGCGCGCCGAGCTGTACGGCTCGCTGGCGATGACCGGCCGCGGCCACGGCACCGACAAGGCGGTGCTGCTCGGTTTCGAAGGCCAGCATCCGGACACGGTCGATCCCGACGCGATTCCCGGCATCCTGGAGCGCATCCGCAAGACGCATCGCATCCGCCTGCTCGGCAAGCGCGAGATCGACTTCGACGAAAAGCGCGACCTGGTGTTCAACAAGCGCCAGAAGCTGCCGTTCCACACCAACGGCATGCGCTTCTCCGCCTACGACGCCGACGGCAACGAACTGGCCACGCGCGACTACTACTCGGTCGGCGGCGGCTTCGTGGTGAACAACGACGAGGCGGCGGAAGACCGCATCGTCGCCGACACCACCGAACAGCCGTACCCCTTCACCACCGGCGAGCAGTTGCTGGCGCAGTGCGAAAGGCATGCCCTGACCATCGCGCAGCTGATGCTGGCCAACGAAAGCGTGTGGCGCCCGGAGGCGGAAACGCGCGCCGGACTGCTCACCATCTGGAAGGCCATGCAGGATTGCGTGACGCGCGGCCTGCGCTCGCCCGGCACCTTGCCCGGCGGCCTGCACGTGGCGCGCCGCGCGCCGGCGATGGCCGAGGAACTGCGCAACCAGCCGGAGGCTGCGCTGCGCGATCCGCTCACCATCCTCGACTGGGTGAACCTCTACGCGCTGGCGGTGAACGAGGAAAACGCCGCCGGCGGCCGCGTGGTCACCGCGCCCACCAACGGCGCCGCCGGCATCGTGCCCGCGGTGGGCCACTACTACCTGCGCTTCTGCCCCAAGGCCGACGAGAACGGCATCCTCGACTACCTGCTGACCGCCGCCGCGATCGGCATCCTGTACAAGGAAAACGCCTCGATCTCCGGCGCCGAGGTCGGTTGCCAGGGCGAGGTGGGCGTGGCCTGCTCGATGGCGGCCGGTGGCCTTGCCGCCGCGCTGGGCGGCAGCATCCACCAGGTGGAGAACGCCGCCGAGATCGGCATGGAGCACAACCTCGGCCTCACCTGCGATCCCATCGGCGGCCTGGTGCAGATCCCCTGCATCGAGCGCAACGCGATGGCCTCGGTGAAGGCGATCAACGCCAGCCGCATGGCGCTGAAGAGCGACGGCAAGCACCGCGTCTCGCTGGACAAGGTGATCGCCACCATGCGCGACACCGGCCGCGACATGAAGGACAAGTACAAGGAAACCTCGCGCGGCGGCCTCGCGGTCAACGTCATCGAGTGCTGA
- a CDS encoding class I SAM-dependent DNA methyltransferase translates to MNPPSYQQQTRDLIDGLKAVCASHGLGNDGNEYKIIVQTFLYKLLCDKFAYEMKRACPALAGVDDWIVGWQALPEAAQQDLQDMLPAETPRLTADQLIPRLFNRQSEPGFARLWDDTLIAIAVANNDIFAVQTDDGEKVPLFDRLSEYVTGSADKRDGFVRALFNKLVGVSFERLFEQKYDFYAALFEYLIKDYNKDNGGKYAEYYTPHAVATIMADILVPQDTRGTVQSVTCYDPASGSGTLLMALAHAIGEDHCSIWSQDISQKSSSLLRLNLVLNKLVHSIPHITQGNTVLHPVHKVGKSLRQFDYIVSNPPFKMDFSDFRDDLESDANATRFFAGIPKVPNKAKDKMAIYLLFIQHIIASLKPGGKAAVVVPTGFITAASGIELRIRQKLVDEKMIAGVVSMPSNIFATTGTNVSILFLDTTNRDGVVLIDASALGEKVKEGKNQKTLLSHAEEQRIVDTFNAREAVEDFSVVVDHAAIAAKNYSLSAGQYFEVRIDYADLTPEQFAAKVAAYQANLAGMFERSRELEGEIAKALGGLRHG, encoded by the coding sequence ATGAACCCACCCAGCTACCAGCAACAGACCCGCGATCTGATCGACGGCCTCAAGGCCGTGTGCGCCAGCCACGGCCTCGGCAACGACGGCAACGAATACAAGATCATCGTGCAGACCTTCCTGTACAAGCTGCTGTGCGACAAGTTCGCCTACGAGATGAAGCGCGCTTGCCCGGCGCTGGCCGGCGTGGACGACTGGATCGTCGGTTGGCAGGCGCTGCCCGAAGCGGCGCAGCAAGACCTGCAGGACATGCTGCCTGCGGAAACGCCACGTCTCACCGCCGACCAGCTGATCCCCCGCCTGTTCAACCGCCAGAGCGAACCTGGCTTCGCCCGGCTGTGGGACGACACCCTGATCGCCATCGCCGTGGCCAACAACGACATCTTCGCGGTGCAGACCGACGACGGCGAAAAGGTGCCGCTGTTCGACCGCCTCAGCGAATACGTCACCGGCAGCGCCGACAAGCGCGACGGCTTCGTGCGCGCGCTGTTCAACAAGCTGGTGGGGGTGAGCTTCGAGCGCTTGTTCGAGCAGAAGTACGACTTCTACGCCGCCCTGTTCGAATACCTGATCAAGGACTACAACAAGGACAACGGCGGCAAGTACGCCGAGTACTACACCCCGCACGCGGTGGCCACCATCATGGCCGACATCCTGGTGCCGCAAGATACGCGCGGCACGGTGCAGAGCGTCACCTGCTACGACCCGGCCTCCGGCTCGGGCACCTTGCTGATGGCGCTGGCCCATGCCATCGGCGAAGACCATTGCAGCATCTGGTCGCAGGACATCTCGCAGAAATCCTCCAGCCTGCTGCGCCTGAACCTGGTGCTCAACAAGCTGGTGCACTCGATTCCGCACATCACCCAGGGCAACACCGTCCTGCACCCGGTGCACAAGGTCGGAAAGTCGCTGCGCCAGTTCGACTACATCGTCTCCAATCCGCCGTTCAAGATGGATTTTTCCGATTTCCGCGACGACCTGGAATCGGACGCCAACGCCACGCGCTTCTTCGCCGGCATCCCCAAGGTGCCGAACAAGGCCAAGGACAAGATGGCGATCTACCTCTTGTTCATCCAGCACATCATCGCCAGCCTCAAGCCCGGCGGCAAAGCGGCGGTGGTAGTGCCCACCGGCTTCATCACCGCCGCCAGCGGCATCGAGCTGCGCATCCGCCAGAAGCTAGTGGACGAAAAGATGATCGCCGGCGTGGTCTCCATGCCCAGCAACATCTTCGCCACCACCGGCACCAACGTGTCCATCCTGTTCCTTGACACCACGAACCGCGACGGCGTGGTGCTGATCGACGCCTCCGCGCTGGGCGAGAAGGTCAAAGAGGGCAAGAACCAGAAGACCCTGCTCAGCCACGCCGAAGAACAACGCATCGTGGACACCTTCAACGCGCGCGAGGCGGTGGAGGATTTCTCGGTGGTGGTGGATCACGCGGCCATAGCGGCCAAGAATTATTCGCTGAGCGCGGGGCAGTATTTCGAGGTGCGAATCGACTATGCCGACCTGACGCCGGAGCAATTTGCGGCGAAGGTGGCGGCGTATCAGGCGAATCTGGCGGGGATGTTTGAGCGGTCGCGGGAGCTGGAGGGCGAGATTGCCAAGGCGCTTGGAGGCTTGCGGCATGGATGA
- a CDS encoding DEAD/DEAH box helicase family protein, whose amino-acid sequence MTTFNEDSRVKIPALLHLSRLGYDYLSLKQARRDERSNIFPEIFEAALLRINPDLHRQDLSSLLDEIRLDLQNEDLGKAFHRRLTARSGVRLIDFDNLDNNSWHAVTELPFENGEDNFRPDITLLVNGLPLAIIEVKKRMNPGGVLEERRRMDRRHANHKFRHFFNLIQLQAFSNNMEYDETQVDPVQGAFYAASTYGDAHFNYFREERAAELASSVGPLDVAVEDFVLTDTNLVSIKGTPEFERNKAVDTPTHRLLTSLFSRQRFAFVLQYAFAWLDEEEGIQKHVMRYPQLFATLAIAERLAADVRKGIVWHTQGSGKTALAYYNVRFLTDWFQRRGQVPRFYFIVDRLDLLKQARDEFRLRGLTVHVIDSRDAFARDIKQSGAARNDRGTAEITVVNIQKFKDDPDVVAAQDYSLAMQRVYFLDEVHRSYNPKGSFLANLEQSDRSAIKIGLTGTPLIGEQLQSKALFGDYIHKYYYNASIADGYTLRLIREEIATRYKMELQQALAHIEVQQGGIERKALYAHKHFVGAMLDYILSDFVQSRITFGDDSIGGMVICDSAEQARELHRQFQQIMRQQQPSVAEPANDAVYRQDRVAEDAARYARHPLSAALILHDEGDKQSRDDQVKAYKKGRIDLLFVYNMLLTGFDAPRLKKLYFGRVIKNHNLLQALTRVNRRYGQFRYGYVVDFADIQAEFDRANRDYYDELTAELGDEIEHYSQLFMSEAEIRAGIEAIREALFAFSLDDAELFSQQVGQIHDRQQLLAIVKALTQARELYNLIRLGGHVELADLLDFRKLRLLHVEAQNALAALNLKRQLEHADDTAGLLNQALEDVIFKFVKIGEAELKLADELKDILRRTRETLASTQDPQDPAWISLKDELERLFKAKKLSEVSQQEMQANITALRGIEQHARALDQANANLAARYGGDGKLMRVHKRLLDSHRLGDNQTRLHAALAGIKRDMDGAVLGNRELLGNPAFFERSVMPIVMRHFQDKPPEPDADTRRLIQRLLVGEYLGESQGRLPFDRG is encoded by the coding sequence TTGACCACCTTCAACGAAGATTCGCGAGTCAAGATTCCGGCTCTGCTGCATCTGTCTAGGTTGGGCTACGACTACCTGTCGTTGAAGCAGGCGCGTCGCGATGAGCGCAGCAATATTTTTCCGGAGATTTTCGAAGCAGCGCTGCTGCGCATCAATCCCGACCTGCACCGCCAGGACCTGTCCAGCCTGCTCGATGAGATCCGTCTGGACCTGCAGAACGAAGACCTCGGCAAGGCATTCCACAGGCGCCTCACCGCACGCTCGGGTGTACGCCTGATCGACTTCGACAACCTCGACAACAACAGCTGGCACGCCGTCACCGAATTGCCGTTCGAGAACGGCGAGGACAACTTCCGACCTGACATCACCCTGCTCGTCAATGGCCTGCCGCTGGCCATCATCGAGGTGAAGAAGCGCATGAATCCCGGCGGCGTGCTCGAGGAGCGCCGGCGCATGGATCGCCGCCACGCCAACCACAAGTTCCGCCACTTCTTCAACCTGATCCAGCTACAGGCGTTCTCCAACAACATGGAGTACGACGAAACGCAGGTTGATCCGGTGCAGGGCGCGTTCTACGCCGCATCCACCTACGGCGATGCGCACTTCAATTACTTCCGCGAGGAACGTGCGGCGGAACTGGCTTCTTCGGTAGGCCCGCTGGACGTGGCCGTCGAGGATTTCGTCCTCACCGATACCAACCTCGTCAGCATCAAGGGCACGCCGGAGTTCGAGCGCAACAAGGCCGTCGACACGCCGACCCACCGCCTGCTCACCTCGCTGTTCAGCCGCCAGCGATTCGCCTTCGTCCTGCAATACGCCTTCGCCTGGCTGGACGAGGAAGAGGGTATCCAGAAACACGTGATGCGCTACCCGCAGCTGTTCGCCACGCTGGCCATTGCCGAGCGTCTTGCGGCGGACGTGCGCAAGGGCATCGTCTGGCACACCCAGGGCAGCGGCAAGACCGCGCTGGCCTATTACAACGTCCGCTTCCTCACCGACTGGTTCCAGCGGCGCGGCCAGGTGCCGCGCTTCTATTTCATCGTCGACCGGCTCGATCTGCTCAAGCAGGCGCGCGACGAATTCCGCCTGCGCGGCCTCACCGTGCACGTGATCGACAGCCGCGACGCGTTCGCCCGCGACATCAAACAGAGCGGCGCCGCCCGCAACGACCGTGGCACGGCCGAGATCACCGTGGTCAACATCCAGAAGTTCAAGGACGATCCGGACGTCGTCGCTGCGCAGGACTACAGCCTTGCCATGCAGCGCGTGTACTTCCTCGACGAGGTGCACCGCAGCTACAACCCCAAAGGCAGCTTCCTCGCCAACCTGGAACAGTCCGATCGCAGCGCGATCAAGATCGGTCTCACCGGCACGCCTCTGATCGGCGAGCAGTTGCAGTCCAAGGCGCTGTTCGGCGACTACATCCACAAGTACTACTACAACGCCTCCATCGCCGACGGCTACACCCTGCGCCTGATCCGCGAGGAAATCGCCACCCGCTACAAGATGGAGCTGCAGCAGGCGCTCGCGCACATCGAAGTGCAACAGGGCGGCATCGAGCGCAAGGCGCTGTACGCCCACAAGCACTTCGTCGGCGCCATGCTCGACTACATCCTGAGCGATTTCGTGCAGTCCCGTATCACCTTCGGCGACGACAGCATCGGCGGCATGGTGATCTGCGACAGCGCCGAACAGGCGCGCGAGCTGCATCGCCAGTTCCAGCAAATCATGCGGCAGCAACAGCCCAGCGTGGCCGAGCCGGCCAACGATGCCGTCTACCGGCAGGATCGCGTGGCCGAGGATGCCGCTCGTTACGCCAGGCACCCGCTCAGCGCCGCGCTGATCCTGCACGACGAGGGCGACAAGCAGTCGCGCGACGACCAGGTCAAGGCCTACAAGAAAGGCCGGATCGACCTGCTGTTCGTCTACAACATGCTGCTCACCGGCTTCGACGCGCCGCGGCTCAAGAAGCTCTACTTCGGCCGCGTCATCAAGAACCATAACCTGCTGCAGGCACTCACCCGGGTCAACCGCCGCTACGGCCAGTTCCGCTACGGCTACGTGGTGGACTTCGCCGACATCCAGGCCGAATTCGACAGGGCCAATCGCGACTACTACGACGAGCTCACCGCCGAACTGGGCGACGAGATCGAGCACTACAGCCAGCTGTTCATGAGCGAGGCCGAGATCCGCGCCGGCATCGAGGCCATCCGCGAGGCGCTGTTCGCTTTTTCGCTGGACGACGCCGAGTTGTTCTCGCAGCAGGTTGGCCAGATCCATGACCGCCAGCAACTGCTCGCCATCGTCAAGGCGCTCACCCAGGCACGCGAGCTGTACAACCTGATCCGCCTCGGCGGCCACGTGGAACTCGCGGACCTGCTCGATTTCCGCAAGCTGCGCCTTCTGCATGTCGAAGCGCAGAACGCGCTGGCCGCGCTCAACCTCAAGCGCCAACTGGAACATGCCGACGACACCGCCGGCCTGCTCAACCAGGCGCTGGAGGACGTGATCTTCAAGTTCGTGAAAATCGGCGAGGCAGAACTGAAGCTGGCCGACGAGCTGAAGGACATCCTGCGCCGCACCCGCGAAACCCTGGCTTCCACCCAGGATCCGCAGGACCCGGCGTGGATCAGCCTCAAGGACGAACTGGAGCGCCTGTTCAAGGCCAAGAAACTCAGCGAAGTGAGCCAGCAGGAGATGCAGGCGAACATCACTGCGCTGCGCGGCATCGAACAGCACGCCCGCGCACTCGACCAGGCCAACGCCAACCTCGCCGCCCGCTACGGCGGCGACGGCAAGCTGATGCGCGTGCACAAGCGCCTGCTGGATTCGCACCGCCTGGGCGACAACCAGACCCGCCTGCACGCTGCGCTGGCCGGCATCAAGCGCGACATGGACGGCGCGGTGCTGGGCAACCGCGAACTGCTGGGCAACCCGGCGTTTTTCGAGCGCAGCGTGATGCCCATCGTGATGCGTCACTTCCAGGACAAGCCGCCCGAGCCGGATGCCGATACCCGTCGCCTGATCCAACGGCTGCTGGTGGGCGAATACCTGGGCGAATCCCAAGGGCGCCTGCCGTTCGACCGAGGATGA
- a CDS encoding YlcI/YnfO family protein, translated as MKTATLPPLRVAPELRQAAEAVLRDGESLSSFMEQSLRDEVHRRRLQAEFIARGLASREEAKRTGVYYDADTVHAELREMLAEAEAKAKTKA; from the coding sequence ATGAAAACCGCCACCTTGCCGCCCCTGCGTGTCGCCCCCGAGCTGCGCCAGGCGGCCGAGGCCGTGCTCCGCGACGGCGAGAGCCTGTCCAGTTTCATGGAGCAGTCGCTGCGTGACGAAGTCCATCGTCGTCGCCTGCAGGCCGAGTTCATCGCCCGCGGCCTGGCTTCGCGGGAAGAGGCCAAGCGCACCGGCGTGTACTACGACGCCGATACCGTCCATGCCGAGCTGCGCGAGATGCTGGCCGAGGCCGAGGCAAAAGCGAAGACCAAGGCGTGA
- a CDS encoding glutaredoxin family protein has product MSHFTLYQRDYCHLCDLALAVMAEAQAPEFDSAWVDDTPELETRYGTRVPVLRDARDGRELDWPFDAAAVRAFVAAAR; this is encoded by the coding sequence ATGTCCCACTTCACCCTTTATCAGCGTGACTACTGCCACCTCTGCGACCTGGCGCTGGCGGTGATGGCCGAAGCGCAGGCGCCGGAATTCGACAGCGCATGGGTGGACGACACGCCCGAACTGGAGACGCGCTACGGCACGCGCGTGCCGGTGTTGCGCGACGCGCGCGACGGCCGCGAACTGGACTGGCCGTTCGACGCGGCAGCGGTGCGGGCGTTCGTCGCCGCCGCGCGCTGA
- a CDS encoding YceI family protein (possible pseudo due to internal stop codon) has translation MYLPHPARWLLLLLAVPATAARAAAHTYRYDTVHSQIVFSIDHDGYSRPFGRLHVARGWLRFDPDDWSRAATALDIDLAGVDMGDAKWNAAVCGRSLLDCAQYGEAHFASRSVERVDASDGVLHGTLTLHGVSRPLDIRFRLNRVARTLYGLHTVAGFSATASLDRSDFGITAFPGSIGHDVSVWLELEAIRDDHAATDHHATEDSP, from the coding sequence ATGTACCTGCCGCATCCCGCCCGCTGGTTGTTGCTGCTGCTGGCCGTGCCCGCCACGGCGGCGCGGGCGGCCGCGCACACCTATCGCTACGACACGGTGCACAGCCAGATCGTCTTCAGCATCGACCACGACGGCTATTCGCGGCCGTTCGGGCGCTTGCACGTCGCGCGCGGCTGGCTGCGGTTCGACCCCGACGACTGGAGCCGCGCGGCGACCGCGCTGGACATCGACCTCGCCGGCGTCGACATGGGCGATGCGAAGTGGAATGCGGCCGTCTGCGGGCGCTCGCTGCTGGACTGCGCGCAGTACGGCGAGGCGCATTTCGCCAGCCGCTCGGTCGAACGCGTCGACGCCAGCGATGGCGTGCTGCACGGCACGCTCACCCTGCACGGCGTCAGCCGCCCGCTCGACATCCGGTTCCGGCTGAACCGCGTGGCGCGCACGCTGTACGGCCTGCACACCGTTGCCGGTTTCTCGGCCACCGCCAGCCTCGACCGCAGCGACTTCGGCATCACCGCCTTCCCGGGCTCGATCGGCCACGACGTGTCGGTATGGCTGGAGCTGGAGGCGATCCGCGACGATCATGCCGCCACCGACCATCACGCCACCGAGGATTCGCCATGA